The segment GGCGACAAGAAGACATTGCATGACGGCATGGATATCCACCTTGCCATCGGTGGCAAATGGAACGAGGATGCCGTCGGAACCAACGGCATCGGCACGGCGCTATGGACCGGCGAGCCGACTTTCGTCCATGCGGCCGAGCATTTCTGCGCCGGCATCAAATCCTGGACCTGCGCTGGCGCACCGATCCGCGATCCGCTGGACGGCAAGATCATCGGTGTCGTCGACCTGTCAGGCTATTCGCCGATCTTCCGGCCGCACAACACCGCGCTCGTCGCCGCCACAGCCCGGCAGATCGAAAAGGCATTGGCCGAACAGCAGCAGGAACAGCGCACGCGCCTGCTCGAAGCCTTCATTTCCTCAGCCCCCAGCTACCGCCGAAAAGACGGGCTGGTGATCGTCGACCATCGCGGCCGCGCCATCTTCTGCAACAACGTGCCTGACGGCGAGACCACCGAAATGATGGACGGCCCGATGGAGCCTGGCCGTGGCCGCTGGCTGATGAACCTTCCGTCCTCCGGCTCCGAAGCCGACCTTGCCAAGGCGCTGCCGGCCCATCTGAGATCCTGCCATATCACACCGCTCAAGCTCGATGGCGACCTCCGCGGCGCGGCGCTGGTGTTCCCCTCCGTGCCGGCAGTCTCCAGTGCGGCGGTGGTCCGCGGGGAAGTGAACAAGCATCTTCAGGATGCTGTCGCCATGATCGTCGGCGAAAGCGAAGCGCTGCATGCCGCCATCGACGTCGCCTGCCGCGTCGCTCGGTCGAGCAGCGTAACATCGCTGTTGGTCGAAGGTGAAACAGGGGTCGGGAAAGAGCTGTTTGCGCGGCTTGTCCATGCCGGCAGCCGGCGCACGGCGAACGATCCGTTCATCGCCATGAATTGCGGGGCAATCACCAGGGACCTGTTCGGCAGCGAGTTGTTCGGCCATGTCGCCGGCGCCTTTACCGGCGCCTCGCGTGAAGGCAAACCGGGGGTTTTCGAGCTCGCCCATGGCGGCGTCCTCAGTCTCGACGAGATCGGCGAATTGCCGCTCGAGATCCAGCCGTTTCTGCTGCGTGTCCTGGAAGAGCGCGTGGTCAACCGCATTGGCGACAGCCGGGGCCGCCCGGTGGATGTGCGCCTGATCGCCTCGACCAATCGCGATCTCAAGCACGAAATTGACGCAGGCCGATTCCGCCGCGATCTCTACTATCGAGTTGGCGCAGTTTCGATCACTGTTCCACCGCTGCGCGAGCGCGGCGAGGATGTGCTGCTGCTGGTCGAACATTTCAACCGGCAGATCGCCACGGCAGCGGGCGAGGACCCGCTGGAATTTTCGCAAGAAGCGCTCGATGCCCTGCTCGCCTATCATTGGCCGGGCAATGTACGTGAACTGAAGAACCTCATCGGGCGGTTGCATGTCCTGGCGCGGAGCCGAGATATCGGGCTCCACGATCTCCCCGGTGAAATCGCGGCGCCCAGCGCCACGTCCGATGATGGTAAGACCCTGTCGGCCGAGTTGCCTGGAGGCACACTCGTCGAGGCGGAACGCCAGGCGATGAAGAACGCATTGGCAGCCGAGGGCGGCAATCTCAGTCGGGTCGCGCGGCGGCTCGGCATTTCCCGGCCGACGCTCTATCGCAAACTCGACCAATACGGCATCCGCCGCGGTTTCCTCTAGGATCAGAACCCGTCACCGGCACAAAGCGCCGCGCGGCATTCGCGCCACTGGCTGGGGAAAGTCATGCCAATGGTCAGCGAAATCACCACAGCAGCGCGGATCTTGGTGATGCCGCTTGGACCCTTTCTCTCCCTCTTCTAGATGTGACCGGACACCGCACCGGTCCGCGCGAAATCCGGTCCATATATTTCAGGGCACGATGACGCCGCGGCCGGTGAACCGCCGGTTCTTGAAATCGTCGAGGGCGGTGTTGATGCTGGCGAGATTGTATTCGGTGTAGTGCATCTTCACCTTGCCGTCGGCGTTGAGCTCCATCAGTTCGACAAGCTCGGTGAAATTGCCTACCAGGCTGCCGCCGATGTTGATCTCCTCTATGACCAGATGCGCGGTCGGCACGTTGATATTGCCGCCATAGCCGACGACGAACAGTTGCCCGCCCTTGCGCACCATCTTCCAGCAGATGTTCTCGACACCGAGTTCACCGACGAAGTCGATCACCACATGGGCGCCGCCGCCGGTGATCTGGCTGACCTCCTCGACGATGTTCGGCCCGCCATCAAGGACGTAGTCGGCGCCAAGATCCTTGGCCAGCACCTGTGCTGCCGGCTCGCGATCGACGGCGATGATGCGGCAGCCCGAGATCGCGTGCAATGATTGCAACGCGATATGGCCGAGCCCGCCAATGCCGAGCAGTACGCAGTAGCTCCCCGGCCGCAGCAGTTTGGCGGCGCGCCTGGCGGCGCGGTAGGCGGTGATGCCGGCATCGGCAAGCGGCGCCACTTCGATCGGCGTCACATTGGCATTCAGCTTGATCAGCGAGCGTTCGCTGGTGATGAAGTACTCGGCGAAGCCACCATTCATGCCAAGGCCAGGAAACTGGCCGTTGTCGCAGTACATGTCCTCGCCGTGCCGGCAGTTGAGGCAGATGCCGCACGAGCGGAAGGGATGGCAGATCACCGCGTCGCCGCGCTTCACCGATCTGACGCCGCTGCCGACCTCCTCGACCCAGCCGGCATTCTCGTGGCCCATGATGTAGGGCAACAGCGTGCCTTCGGGGTCCATGGTAGGCTTCCACACACCTTCTATGATGTGGAGATCGGTGCGGCACAGACCGGCAGCACCTACCCGCACGATCACCTCGTCCGGGGCGGTGATCGTCGGCGCCTTGACCTCCTCGATCCTGAGCTGGACGTTCATATGCGGATCGTATTCGTACAGTCTGGCGGCTTTCATCGTCGTATCCTTTCAACGTCGAGATTGTTCGGATTGCTTCAGGCGCGGCCGAGCTTTTCGGAGCCGCCACCGCGAGCTGGTCCGGCCGTCGGGTCCTCGTCTTCGGCGAGATGGCCGATCAGCGTTTCGGTGGTCAGGATCAGCGTCGCCACCGAAGCTGCGTTGGCGAGTGCTGTGTAGGTGACGCGGACCGGATCGATGATCCCTGCCTCGAACATGTCCTGGTAGCTGCCGGCAGACGCGTTGTAGCCGTAGCCGCCGTTGATGCGCGTGACTTCCGCCACGACTACCTCGGGATCGGCGCCGGCATTGGCGGCGATGCGCCAGAGCGGCCGCGACAGCACCGACCGCACCAAGCGCACGCCTTCGGCGACATCGCCGTCGACACCGGCCGCCATCTTATCGAGCAACGGGGCGATCTGGGCAAGCGCCGAGCCGCCGCCGGCGACCACGCCCTCTTCGGACGCGGCGCGCACCGCATTCAGCGAATCCTCGATGAGCTGAATGGTTCGCTTCTGCTCGACCGGCGTGACACCGCCGGCATAAAGGATCGCGGTGCCGCCCGAGAGCTTGGCCAGGCGTTCGCGCAGTTTGTCTTGGTCGATGTTCGGCGGCGAGGCTTCATACTGCCGCTGCACCTGGGCGCGGCGCGATGCGATTGCTGCATGATCGCCGCCGCCGCGAATGATCGAGGTGTAGGACGAACTGGTCTTTACCCTGTCAGCCGTTCCGAGATCGTCGACGGTGATGTCCTCCAGCCGGCCGCCGAGGTCGCGCGCGATCACCTTGCCACCGGTGATGATGGCCAGATCCTCCATCATCGCCTTGCGCCAATGGCCATATTCCGGGGGATGGACGACGAGGTATTTTCCAGGTCCCTGCTTGCCGAGCAGCGTCACCACAACTTCCGGCGACATTTCCTCGGACACGATCAGCAACGGCCGCCCGGCCTCGTTGGCGATGCGACGCACGTTCTCAAGCGCCTCGGGTTCCTTGATCTTGAGGTCGGTCATCAGGATGTAAGGCCGTTCGAGAACCGCCTCCATCTTCTCCTGGTCAGTCACCATGTGATGAGAAAGATAGCCGCGTTCGAAGGACATGCCCTCGACCACATCGAGCGTGGTCTCGGTGGTGACGCTGAAGTCTGTGGTGATGACGCCTTCGGCTCCAACGCGCTGATGGGCTTCCGCCACGAGTGCGCCAAGCTTGGCATCGGTAGCCGCGATATTGGCGACCGAAGCCAGGATGCCGTTCCCCTTTGCCGGCTTGGCCGAGGCCTTGAGCGCGGCCACCACCGCAGCAACGGCAAGGTCGATGCCCTTGCACAGGTCGACGGATTTCACGCCGCGTTCATTCGCCTCCACACCGCCCTGGATGAGAGCGTTGGCGAGCACGATGGCAGTCGTGGTACCGTCGCCGGCGACCTCGTTGGTTTGCATCGACACTTCGCGAACGACCTGCGCGCCCATGTTTTCGAAACGGTCGTGCAATTCGATCTCGGAGGCGATGCTGACACCGTCACGGGTCACCATCGGCGTGCCGATCGGCCGGTCGATCATGGCGTTCATGCCTTTGGGGCCGAGCGTCGGCTCGACGGCTGCGGCCAGCCGAAAGACGCCACGGGCGAGCGCGCGGCGGGCGTCGGAGTTGTGAAGCATTATTTTGGGCATGATTCCTCCTTCCGCCTTACGGGCGGGTTGTTGGTTAGGGGCCTCGTGCGAGGGAGGCCGTTGTTTTCGGCTCTACTTCAGGCGGTCGGCGCGGCTCGTGCCGGCACGCGATCCATGATGAAATCGACCAGTGTCGGTTCGCCGTCGACCACATCCAGTTCCTTGTATCTGGTCTGCTTGAGCCCACGGCAAAGCGCGCCGTTGAACTCCATATTGACGCGCACACCGCGCAGTTCAGCGAGATGGGCGCCGAGTGCGGCCGCCGGTATGCGTTGCCCTTCCCAGGTCACGAAGACCGGATCACCCGCCCGGCGGTCGGGAAAACGCTCGATCAGAGCCGCCCGGTATCTCGGCTTCTGTTTGGCCGCTTCGCCCGCCTCGAGCCGCGCGACGTCGTATGCCGGCAGGTCCATGCCGAGGATTTCCCGATCTGTCAGACCGTGCTGCCGGAGGCCTCGCAAGACTGCCTCCTGGCGTCGCTTGAACGCCTTCATCCTGAAGGTTTCGCCCAAGGCGCCGAGATCCTGATCCTCGGCAAGTTCAGCGAAAATATCGCCGAATGTCTTGCCGGCTTCCATGCCGCGATTGACCTCTTCCGCGAACATGTGGTCGTGCAGCTTGACGCGATAGGCCGGCGACCATGAGAGTTGGTCGAGCGCCTTGCGGACGCCGTCCAGCATCAGGAACGCGAAGTTGGGCGAGCACCAGTAGGTCGGCAGTCGGAAATCTATCTCTACGCTGCCATCGCCCGTCATCACGGCTCGCTCGACGAAGCCCATCTCGGTAATCGGTTCGTCGAGCTCGGGGTCATTGACCTCACCAAGGCACCGCCAGAGCTCCTTCTCGCGGTTGCCAGAAACGCTGGCGGCGGTTGCCATGGCCCCTACTCCGCCGCGATGCTGAAGGGCGAACTGGCGAATTCCACCTTCCGGGCTTCGATGTCGATGTCGTAGAGGCGGGCAGCGTTGAGGCCGAGGATCTTTTCCTTGATTTCGTCGGTCAACTGCACGCCGCGTTCGGCCGCGATGTCCTCAGGGATCTGATAGGCCCAGAGCTTTTCGACCAGCCAACGCGGCGTCCAAATCGCGTAGTCCGAGCCGAACAGGATCTTCTCCGGGCCGATCCAGAACAGCAGCTCGGCAATGACCTCGCCGAAATAGCGCGGACGCGAGTGGATAAAGGGCAACGCCACCGCGAGCCCGGCATAGACATTGGTCTCCTGCGTCGCGATCCAGCAAAAATCGTCGAGGCGCGGCAAGCCGCAATGCTCCACGATCCAGTTGAGGCCTTGGAAATCGGTAGCAGCATGATCTACGTCGTGTACGTCAAACGCATCCTTGTTGAGCGGAATTATCGTCGGACCCTTGTGGACATGGATGTTTCTGATGCCGAGCTTGTCGCAGAGCTCGAAGCATTTGTAGGCCTCGGGATCGTTCAGCCGCCAGCCTTTCGACGCGCCGTTCCACTCGGCGGTGTACATCTTCACCCCCTTGATGTCGTAGGTCTCCTTCATGAAATGGATGTATTCGAGCGCCTTTTTGCCATCACGCGGATCGAACGCCCCATTCACAATGAAACGGCCGGGATATTTCTTGGCGATTTCCGAAGTGCGCTTGATGCAGCCAAAGCCGG is part of the Mesorhizobium sp. L-2-11 genome and harbors:
- a CDS encoding iron-sulfur cluster assembly protein, with the protein product MATAASVSGNREKELWRCLGEVNDPELDEPITEMGFVERAVMTGDGSVEIDFRLPTYWCSPNFAFLMLDGVRKALDQLSWSPAYRVKLHDHMFAEEVNRGMEAGKTFGDIFAELAEDQDLGALGETFRMKAFKRRQEAVLRGLRQHGLTDREILGMDLPAYDVARLEAGEAAKQKPRYRAALIERFPDRRAGDPVFVTWEGQRIPAAALGAHLAELRGVRVNMEFNGALCRGLKQTRYKELDVVDGEPTLVDFIMDRVPARAAPTA
- a CDS encoding sigma-54-dependent Fis family transcriptional regulator → MKREIGPNQMKIDALPARASLAAGQMVLGNIDYDERATMRAWENFLADEPKSARDVIHPSPVRSLIHDSWYRSATGGINAQGIEAPLSSDRDEIEYLTQANAELLSAARRSFASLGQLLDGTGAMLVLADSDGVLIDAIGDKKTLHDGMDIHLAIGGKWNEDAVGTNGIGTALWTGEPTFVHAAEHFCAGIKSWTCAGAPIRDPLDGKIIGVVDLSGYSPIFRPHNTALVAATARQIEKALAEQQQEQRTRLLEAFISSAPSYRRKDGLVIVDHRGRAIFCNNVPDGETTEMMDGPMEPGRGRWLMNLPSSGSEADLAKALPAHLRSCHITPLKLDGDLRGAALVFPSVPAVSSAAVVRGEVNKHLQDAVAMIVGESEALHAAIDVACRVARSSSVTSLLVEGETGVGKELFARLVHAGSRRTANDPFIAMNCGAITRDLFGSELFGHVAGAFTGASREGKPGVFELAHGGVLSLDEIGELPLEIQPFLLRVLEERVVNRIGDSRGRPVDVRLIASTNRDLKHEIDAGRFRRDLYYRVGAVSITVPPLRERGEDVLLLVEHFNRQIATAAGEDPLEFSQEALDALLAYHWPGNVRELKNLIGRLHVLARSRDIGLHDLPGEIAAPSATSDDGKTLSAELPGGTLVEAERQAMKNALAAEGGNLSRVARRLGISRPTLYRKLDQYGIRRGFL
- a CDS encoding amidohydrolase family protein gives rise to the protein MFRTPEGKDIFVVDGHTHFWDGSPENQKNIHGKQFIDCFYAYHTGLSPKEQLWEKSKFEKYSAENLYNDLFIDGPDDIAIFQTTSLSDFYKTGFGCIKRTSEIAKKYPGRFIVNGAFDPRDGKKALEYIHFMKETYDIKGVKMYTAEWNGASKGWRLNDPEAYKCFELCDKLGIRNIHVHKGPTIIPLNKDAFDVHDVDHAATDFQGLNWIVEHCGLPRLDDFCWIATQETNVYAGLAVALPFIHSRPRYFGEVIAELLFWIGPEKILFGSDYAIWTPRWLVEKLWAYQIPEDIAAERGVQLTDEIKEKILGLNAARLYDIDIEARKVEFASSPFSIAAE
- the groEL gene encoding molecular chaperone GroEL, which gives rise to MPKIMLHNSDARRALARGVFRLAAAVEPTLGPKGMNAMIDRPIGTPMVTRDGVSIASEIELHDRFENMGAQVVREVSMQTNEVAGDGTTTAIVLANALIQGGVEANERGVKSVDLCKGIDLAVAAVVAALKASAKPAKGNGILASVANIAATDAKLGALVAEAHQRVGAEGVITTDFSVTTETTLDVVEGMSFERGYLSHHMVTDQEKMEAVLERPYILMTDLKIKEPEALENVRRIANEAGRPLLIVSEEMSPEVVVTLLGKQGPGKYLVVHPPEYGHWRKAMMEDLAIITGGKVIARDLGGRLEDITVDDLGTADRVKTSSSYTSIIRGGGDHAAIASRRAQVQRQYEASPPNIDQDKLRERLAKLSGGTAILYAGGVTPVEQKRTIQLIEDSLNAVRAASEEGVVAGGGSALAQIAPLLDKMAAGVDGDVAEGVRLVRSVLSRPLWRIAANAGADPEVVVAEVTRINGGYGYNASAGSYQDMFEAGIIDPVRVTYTALANAASVATLILTTETLIGHLAEDEDPTAGPARGGGSEKLGRA
- a CDS encoding NAD(P)-dependent alcohol dehydrogenase; this translates as MKAARLYEYDPHMNVQLRIEEVKAPTITAPDEVIVRVGAAGLCRTDLHIIEGVWKPTMDPEGTLLPYIMGHENAGWVEEVGSGVRSVKRGDAVICHPFRSCGICLNCRHGEDMYCDNGQFPGLGMNGGFAEYFITSERSLIKLNANVTPIEVAPLADAGITAYRAARRAAKLLRPGSYCVLLGIGGLGHIALQSLHAISGCRIIAVDREPAAQVLAKDLGADYVLDGGPNIVEEVSQITGGGAHVVIDFVGELGVENICWKMVRKGGQLFVVGYGGNINVPTAHLVIEEINIGGSLVGNFTELVELMELNADGKVKMHYTEYNLASINTALDDFKNRRFTGRGVIVP